In one Candidatus Nitronereus thalassa genomic region, the following are encoded:
- a CDS encoding DUF502 domain-containing protein: MKTTFAGKIKRYFITGLFVVVPAWGTFLILSTLFMTLDGLWVDLVGPHYNVEVPGAGIMLLVLLILVSGMAATHFLGQRLVKKLEEWLDRVPLVRSIYQTLKGMTDVFQFRERFGHSTVVVFPFPRDGVWAIGFVMDVAPPVLQRPEHDVLLMIFVPTAIHPFTGYLAFVPRNKAQAIQLKPQEAMKMEFSAGIYKPPRGWLTASPSSDMTK, from the coding sequence ATGAAAACAACCTTCGCCGGCAAAATCAAACGATACTTTATCACAGGCTTATTTGTGGTGGTCCCGGCTTGGGGTACCTTCCTTATCTTATCCACGCTATTTATGACTTTAGACGGTCTATGGGTAGATCTCGTTGGACCGCATTACAATGTCGAAGTTCCTGGTGCTGGAATCATGTTATTAGTTCTGTTGATTCTCGTGAGTGGTATGGCTGCCACTCATTTCTTGGGGCAGCGTCTGGTTAAAAAATTAGAAGAATGGCTCGATCGAGTACCTTTGGTTCGGAGTATTTATCAGACCCTGAAAGGTATGACCGATGTGTTCCAATTTCGAGAACGTTTTGGGCATAGTACGGTGGTGGTGTTTCCTTTTCCTCGGGACGGTGTTTGGGCGATTGGATTTGTGATGGATGTGGCCCCGCCGGTATTGCAACGTCCAGAGCATGACGTGTTACTCATGATTTTTGTGCCAACGGCTATCCACCCTTTTACCGGGTATTTGGCCTTTGTTCCCAGAAATAAAGCCCAAGCCATTCAGCTGAAACCTCAAGAGGCGATGAAGATGGAATTTTCCGCAGGAATTTATAAACCTCCACGAGGATGGCTGACGGCCTCCCCTTCATCCGACATGACCAAATGA
- a CDS encoding Trm112 family protein produces MTTDHTQTQNALDPQLLAILCCPETKQEVKLLDQVALEKLNAKVLTGEVHNKGGNVVKEQLGGGLIRKDQTVVYPIRDNIPIMLIDEGILVKGLF; encoded by the coding sequence ATGACAACAGATCACACTCAAACCCAGAATGCGCTCGACCCTCAACTCCTGGCAATTCTTTGCTGCCCAGAAACGAAACAAGAGGTTAAGCTATTGGATCAAGTTGCGCTGGAAAAATTGAATGCAAAAGTCCTGACAGGGGAAGTACACAATAAAGGCGGAAATGTCGTGAAGGAACAGCTGGGTGGGGGTTTGATAAGGAAAGATCAGACGGTCGTCTATCCTATTCGCGACAACATCCCCATCATGCTTATTGATGAAGGAATTTTAGTCAAGGGACTTTTTTAA
- a CDS encoding 4Fe-4S dicluster domain-containing protein yields MPEVYNWQLGRKMLYPYEERHPKWQFAFVFNINRCLACQTCSMADKSTWLFSKGQEYMWWNNVETKPYGGYPQFYDVKITQLIEQVNPGGQVWNVRVGRKHHAPYGVFEGMTIFDAGAKVGQAAIGYIPTDQEWRFVNIYEDTATSMRAIVEGIDKTGFTKEEPWKMQGSSLPEHETYFFYLQRICNHCTYPGCLAACPRKAIYKRPEDGIVLIDQNRCRGYKKCVEQCPFKKPMYRGTTRVTEKCIACYPRVEGKDPLTGGEPMETRCMAACVGKIRLQNLVKIGEDGLWAEDRWNPLYYTIRVEQVALPLYPQWGTEPNGFYIPPRQAPRGYIRQMFGPGVDAAIEKYLVPSRELLAVLQLWRASQQIIFRYDVIPGPLVFETQIHGRRFQMYNDTVLGFNKSGKEAVRQQVEEPIYIRPAERVTWL; encoded by the coding sequence ATGCCAGAAGTATATAATTGGCAATTAGGACGGAAGATGCTGTATCCGTATGAGGAACGGCATCCGAAGTGGCAGTTTGCCTTTGTGTTCAATATCAATCGGTGTTTGGCCTGTCAGACCTGTTCCATGGCCGACAAGTCGACTTGGTTGTTCTCCAAAGGCCAGGAATACATGTGGTGGAACAATGTGGAAACCAAGCCGTACGGGGGCTATCCACAGTTCTACGATGTGAAAATCACGCAGTTGATCGAGCAAGTCAATCCCGGCGGACAAGTCTGGAACGTCCGTGTGGGTCGCAAACACCATGCGCCCTATGGCGTGTTCGAAGGAATGACCATTTTCGATGCGGGTGCCAAAGTTGGGCAAGCGGCCATCGGCTACATTCCTACAGACCAAGAATGGCGGTTTGTGAATATTTATGAAGACACGGCGACGTCGATGCGGGCCATTGTCGAAGGCATTGATAAAACCGGGTTTACCAAAGAAGAACCCTGGAAAATGCAAGGCAGCAGCTTGCCGGAGCATGAAACCTACTTCTTCTATCTCCAACGGATTTGTAACCACTGTACGTATCCGGGCTGTTTAGCCGCCTGTCCAAGAAAGGCCATCTACAAGCGGCCTGAAGACGGGATCGTGTTGATCGACCAAAACCGGTGTCGTGGGTACAAGAAGTGCGTGGAGCAATGCCCATTCAAGAAGCCCATGTATCGTGGAACGACTCGGGTGACCGAGAAGTGCATTGCGTGTTACCCCCGGGTGGAGGGTAAAGATCCTCTCACGGGTGGGGAGCCGATGGAAACGCGATGTATGGCCGCGTGCGTGGGGAAGATTCGCTTACAGAACCTCGTCAAGATTGGCGAAGATGGGCTGTGGGCGGAAGATCGCTGGAACCCACTGTATTACACCATTCGGGTGGAACAAGTGGCGTTACCGTTGTATCCCCAATGGGGAACAGAGCCGAATGGGTTTTATATCCCACCCCGGCAAGCACCTCGGGGGTACATCCGGCAGATGTTTGGGCCGGGCGTGGATGCGGCGATTGAGAAGTATTTGGTGCCGAGCCGGGAATTGTTAGCGGTGCTCCAATTGTGGAGAGCCAGCCAACAAATCATCTTCCGGTATGACGTGATTCCTGGACCCCTCGTCTTCGAGACCCAGATTCATGGTCGACGGTTCCAGATGTATAACGACACGGTGTTGGGCTTCAACAAGTCCGGCAAAGAAGCGGTACGGCAGCAGGTGGAAGAGCCGATTTACATTCGGCCGGCCGAACGCGTCACCTGGTTGTAA